A part of Schistosoma mansoni strain Puerto Rico chromosome W, complete genome genomic DNA contains:
- a CDS encoding putative transducer of erbb2 (tob), whose translation MFMEITVAVNYILSHLYTKLPRRRVDSFGEELEKYLLAKFQHHWYPSDPFRDSAYRCINSVGPQVDLLLLEAAAVSGLEWGEIEACLPEGLIISVDPGHVVCQYNQSNCTGHDRFLSNHWPSSSISLSSSGCSSASSISSSNLTNSSQITHQVLYSLQDGWITNNTNMLDVGKRGQFLTKLRRFENDHGDLLSTAAALSVLVEPDEGIDTKFEPNTTYGVSSLALNRANWNNESSVISTSIINQEEPSRTESNEVDLKSINPLQAVTYHEKEMLKTMNTFPWGFSENAKESFLSITGNDSTGGTLSTTQSVIFNAKAHTFHSFHRSSSNPPQSGQLTTTHGKEFIALSANFENSNVLCSKSDQPFNQMFTNPLPKSYPTYIQPLNSSHPFVQKSTSTPSFTAATFAQTKFGSTKLKSHPKRTPTRILSPTTVQQTITANENFLLNDRVLTNLLTNNQGFDASNSSNMSAFRRFLPMNTDINTTKQTGYIPMNESNIPNHNDYLNINLHENGNSVSEMKFLPISFHQRDTYNHSNNNHNNNNDTFLISNLENYLLNSSEDTSPNSILERIHLNEVHNDGHTASSYWQSSFEKHLQSTNMTMATTDEIDLKSDNTDFTNLADCTNWNNDYHSSANRTTFNHVSNNLLLDNNFKSNLTRLSSTCVSSPAEQHQIQQQQVNMKTNENLTGSIEAPTSNNISNINNDCLLDDVLLSTRMVNLLLEEDNLTDSINRENMFNYLHSDDDEIEGFKNIKSHFTLTNKESDQNDKDIHTDNSISCNNGHLAFKEVEPITKYNESNLIHTGTSIAGSVTDNMPSMVAT comes from the exons ATGTTTATGGAAATAACCGTCGCAGTAAATTATATATTATCACATTTATACACAAAGCTTCCGAGACGTCGAGTTGATAGTTTCGGTGAAGAACTTGAAAAGTATCTTCTAGCCAAATTCCAGCACCACTGGTACCCTAGTGACCCGTTTAGAGATTCTGCTTATCGATGCATTAATTCTGTCGGTCCTCAGGTAGATCTCCTACTTCTTGAAGCAGCAGCTGTGAGTGGGTTAGAATGGGGTGAAATAGAAGCATGTCTTCCAGAAGGTCTCATTATAAGTGTAGATCCAGGACATGTGGTGTGCCAATACAACCAGTCTAACTGTACAGGTCATGACAGATTCCTTTCGAACCACTGGCCATCATCATCAATTTCCTTATCATCATCTGGATGTTCTTCTGCATCTTCTATCTCATCATCCAACTTAACGAATTCATCTCAGATTACTCACCAAGTTCTTTACAGTTTACAAGATGGATGGATtacaaacaatacaaatatgTTAGATGTAGGTAAACGAGGTCAGTTTCTAACGAAACTTAGACGTTTCGAAAATGATCATGGTGACTTATTGTCTACAGCTGCTGCTTTGAGTGTGTTAGTTGAACCTGATGAAGGGATCGACACCAAATTTGAGCCTAATACAACGTATGGAGTAAGCTCCTTAGCTTTGAACCGTGCAAACTGGAATAATGAATCTTCTGTAATCAGTACATCCATAATAAATCAAGAAGAACCCTCTAGAACTGAGTCAAATGAAGTTGATTTAAAATCTATAAATCCTCTACAAGCTGTAACGTATCATGAGAAAGAAATGTTGAAAACAATGAATACTTTTCCATGGGGTTTCTCTGAAAATGCGAAAGAATCTTTTTTATCTATAACAGGTAATGATTCGACTGGAGGAACACTATCAACAACGCAGTCTGTTATTTTCAATGCCAAAGCACACACATTCCATTCATTTCATCGTTCCTCCTCCAATCCTCCTCAGTCAGGTCAGTTAACAACAACCCATGGTAAAGAATTTATTGCACTATCTGCGAATTTTGAGAATTCAAATGTTCTATGCTCAAAATCTGATCAACCATTCAATCAAATGTTTACAAATCCATTACCGAAATCGTATCCAACATACATACAACCTCTTAATTCATCACATCCATTCGTTCAAAAATCGACATCTACTCCAAGTTTTACAGCGGCCACTTTTGCTCAAACTAAATTTGGCTCAACCAAGTTAAAAAGTCATCCAAAACGTACACCTACTCGTATTCTTTCCCCAACAACAGTACAACAAACAATTACTGCTAATGAGAATTTCTTATTAAACGATCGTGTTCTGACCAACCTTTTAACAAATAACCAg GGTTTCGATGCATCGAACTCATCAAACATGAGTGCATTTAGAAGGTTTTTACCAATGAATACTGACATAAATACAACTAAACAAACCGGTTATATACCAATGAATGAATCGAATATTCCCAATCATAATGATTATCTTAACATAAATTTACATGAAAATGGGAATTCAGTATCTGAAATGAAATTTCTACCTATTTCATTTCATCAAAGAGATACAtataatcatagtaataataatcacaataataataatgatacttttTTAATATCGAATTTAGAAAATTACCTCTTAAATTCATCGGAAGATACTAGTCCAAATAGTATTTTGGAGAGGATTCATTTGAATGAG GTTCATAATGATGGTCATACTGCATCGAGTTATTGGCAGTCATCATTTGAAAAGCACTTACAATCTACCAATATGACAATGGCAACAACAGATGAAATAGACCTGAAATCAGACAACACAGATTTTACTAATTTAGCTGACTGCACAAATTGGAATAATGATTACCATTCATCAGCTAATAGAACCACATTTAATCATGTATCGAACAATCTACTTTTGGACAATAATTTCAAAAGTAATTTAACAAGATTATCATCAACCTGTGTTTCCAGTCCTGCTGAACAGCATCAGATCCAGCAACAACAAGTAAACATGAAAACAAACGAAAATTTAACCGGTAGCATTGAAGCACCGACATCTAATAACATTTCTAACATTAATAATGATTGTCTGCTAGATGATGTTCTACTTTCTACACGGATGGTAAATTTGCTCTTGGAAGAAGACAATCTAACTGATTCAATTAATCGTGAAAACATGTTCAATTATTTACATTCAGATGATGATGAAATAGAAGggtttaaaaatattaaaagtcATTTTACCTTAACAAACAAAGAAAGTGATCAGAATGATAAAGATATTCATACCGATAATAGTATTAGTTGTAATAATGGTCATTTAGCATTTAAAGAGGTAGAACCAATTACAAAATACAATGAATCTAATTTAATTCATACAGGAACATCGATAGCTGGTTCAGTCACAGATAATATGCCTAGTATGGTTGCAACATAA